Proteins encoded within one genomic window of Vulgatibacter sp.:
- a CDS encoding SDR family NAD(P)-dependent oxidoreductase — MDPFRYENRWALVTGASSGIGAAFAWALATRGMHLLLAARRAERLEALAAELSAAHGIEAIPLPCDLAEPAAPRLLWERASAGREIHLLVNDAGFGLQGRFDESPLERQLEMVRVNDLALTELCGRALPPMRARGAGGVINLGSVVGFLPVPGFAVYAASKAYVLTLSEALWEESRHDGVRVLALCPGGVGTEFQAVAGSDLPAGGLGVLSPDQVAEAALHGLDRGVPVVVPGLANRAAAAAPRLLPRSWITRTSGWFRRRVSGGH; from the coding sequence ATGGACCCGTTTCGCTACGAAAACCGCTGGGCGCTGGTGACGGGCGCCTCCTCCGGGATCGGTGCTGCCTTCGCCTGGGCGCTCGCCACCCGGGGGATGCACCTGCTCCTCGCCGCGCGGCGGGCGGAGCGGCTCGAGGCGCTCGCGGCGGAGCTCTCCGCGGCCCATGGGATCGAGGCGATCCCCCTCCCCTGTGATCTCGCCGAGCCGGCGGCCCCTCGCCTGCTCTGGGAGCGGGCGAGCGCCGGCAGGGAGATCCACCTGCTCGTCAACGACGCGGGCTTCGGCCTGCAGGGGCGCTTCGACGAGTCCCCCCTGGAACGCCAGCTGGAGATGGTGCGGGTCAACGACCTCGCCCTGACCGAGCTCTGCGGCAGGGCGCTGCCCCCGATGCGCGCGCGGGGGGCGGGCGGCGTGATCAACCTGGGCTCGGTGGTGGGCTTCCTGCCGGTGCCGGGCTTCGCGGTCTACGCTGCGAGCAAGGCCTACGTGCTCACCCTCTCCGAGGCACTCTGGGAGGAGAGCCGCCACGACGGCGTCCGGGTCCTCGCCCTGTGCCCGGGCGGCGTGGGCACCGAATTCCAGGCGGTGGCGGGCTCCGATCTGCCCGCCGGCGGCCTCGGCGTCCTCTCTCCCGATCAGGTGGCGGAGGCCGCCCTGCACGGCCTCGACCGCGGGGTGCCGGTGGTGGTGCCGGGCCTCGCCAACCGGGCGGCGGCAGCAGCGCCGCGCCTTCTGCCCCGCAGCTGGATCACCCGGACCTCCGGCTGGTTCCGGCGGCGGGTGAGCGGCGGCCACTGA
- a CDS encoding ATP-binding protein, giving the protein MAIASAPMPPDLARRLAAFLRRERDGIIQDWEAAVRKRGDGRDLSPSALRDHLPQLLDQLAALADPDRLAGENPFAAIHALQRLDLGFDLATVVEEYGTLRQAVLARWSSDGGSGFAIPLLHEVLDAAIATAVDRYTETRHRTLVALGRISAAALETPDLDTYLQQLIEVLLRENPAIDTVAVLLVEPDGMLRVRATVGLETDLGSFAVQPGEGFSGTVAASAQPLELRDAAHDPMVRSEALRARGARTLYGVPMVQQGQVIGVAHMSSCTANEFSDEDKLLLRAMVERASAGVVQHQLRAALQAQGRNLDAERRRLSVMLDLLPVGLLVLDRFGRLQAVNRAFRAIWGEGAPVGTGPEDGSFDDRAWWAESGRPVGPTEWGARRALARGEESRDETIEIVAFDGRRRTILHSASPLRSEDGEIVGAIAAMIDITERRRAEDERAFLAEAGRLLATSLDIDESLRQLAALVVPRFADGCVVDRIEPTGRMNEVALFLHDPEKQRLAEDFVRARGCADGVRGQVIGEGRSILVREAFPDGMASRFTPEEIEFARAIGLVSSVTVPLQAHGRTVGILSLLSTESGRQFEERDLALAQELGLRVATAVENAQLYADAQEAIRARDETWAIASHELRNPLAALRLQVRAAERQIEKNPEAPLRDLAPRLAAAERGVQRLIQLTSDLLDTTRAQAGRFDLRVEPFDLAELVREVADAHAYESASASAPIELRLEEGLVGCFDRSRLEQVLTNLLGNAIKYGPDAPIEVRLRREGDEAVLEVEDRGMGIPSEDLDRIFTPFERTRASRRKKGVGLGLYIVRRIVESHGGSISVRSEVDRGSTFTVRLPLGACPEEAPEQPAG; this is encoded by the coding sequence ATGGCGATCGCCTCGGCGCCGATGCCACCCGACCTCGCACGGCGACTTGCCGCCTTCCTGCGTCGGGAACGCGACGGCATCATCCAGGATTGGGAAGCTGCCGTCCGCAAGCGTGGCGATGGGCGGGATCTCTCGCCGAGCGCGCTCCGCGACCATCTGCCCCAGCTCCTCGACCAGCTGGCGGCCCTCGCCGATCCCGATCGCTTGGCGGGGGAGAATCCCTTCGCCGCCATCCACGCCCTGCAGCGGCTCGACCTCGGCTTCGACCTCGCGACGGTGGTCGAGGAGTACGGGACCCTCCGCCAGGCGGTGCTCGCCCGGTGGTCCTCCGACGGAGGCAGCGGCTTCGCGATCCCCCTCCTCCACGAGGTGCTCGACGCCGCCATCGCCACCGCGGTGGATCGCTACACCGAGACCCGCCACCGGACCCTGGTGGCGCTCGGTCGCATCTCCGCCGCAGCGCTGGAGACACCCGACCTGGACACCTACCTCCAGCAGCTCATCGAGGTGCTGCTCCGCGAGAACCCCGCCATCGACACGGTCGCGGTGCTGCTGGTGGAGCCCGACGGCATGTTGCGGGTCCGCGCCACGGTGGGCCTCGAGACGGACCTGGGCAGCTTCGCCGTCCAGCCGGGCGAGGGCTTCTCGGGCACGGTCGCTGCCAGCGCCCAGCCCCTCGAGCTCCGCGACGCCGCCCACGATCCGATGGTCCGGAGCGAGGCGCTCCGGGCCCGCGGCGCAAGGACGCTCTACGGCGTTCCGATGGTGCAGCAGGGCCAGGTGATCGGCGTCGCCCACATGAGCTCCTGCACGGCGAACGAGTTCTCCGACGAGGACAAGCTGCTCCTCCGGGCGATGGTGGAGCGCGCGTCCGCCGGCGTGGTGCAGCACCAGCTCCGTGCAGCCTTGCAGGCGCAGGGGCGCAACCTCGACGCGGAGCGCAGGCGGCTCTCGGTGATGCTCGATCTGCTCCCGGTGGGCCTGCTCGTGCTCGATCGCTTCGGCAGGCTCCAGGCGGTGAACCGCGCCTTCCGCGCGATCTGGGGCGAGGGCGCGCCGGTGGGCACCGGCCCCGAGGACGGGAGCTTCGACGACCGCGCCTGGTGGGCCGAGAGCGGGAGGCCGGTGGGCCCGACGGAGTGGGGCGCCCGCCGCGCCCTGGCCCGGGGCGAGGAGAGCCGGGACGAGACCATCGAGATCGTGGCCTTCGACGGCAGGCGCCGCACCATCCTCCACTCGGCTTCGCCGTTGCGGAGCGAGGACGGCGAGATCGTCGGGGCGATCGCCGCGATGATCGACATCACCGAGCGCAGGCGCGCCGAGGACGAGCGGGCGTTCCTCGCGGAGGCAGGCAGGCTCCTCGCCACCTCCCTCGACATCGACGAGAGCCTGCGGCAGCTGGCGGCCCTCGTGGTGCCGCGCTTCGCCGACGGCTGCGTCGTCGACCGGATCGAGCCGACGGGCAGGATGAACGAGGTGGCGCTCTTCCTCCACGATCCGGAGAAGCAGCGCCTGGCCGAGGACTTCGTCCGCGCCCGCGGCTGCGCGGACGGCGTCCGCGGCCAGGTCATCGGCGAGGGCAGGTCGATCCTCGTCCGCGAGGCCTTCCCCGACGGCATGGCCTCCCGCTTCACGCCGGAGGAGATCGAATTCGCCCGCGCGATAGGGCTCGTCTCCTCCGTCACCGTTCCGCTCCAGGCCCACGGCAGGACGGTCGGCATCCTCTCGCTTCTCTCGACCGAGAGTGGCCGCCAGTTCGAGGAGCGTGATCTCGCCCTCGCGCAGGAACTGGGCCTGCGCGTCGCGACCGCGGTGGAGAACGCGCAGCTCTATGCCGATGCGCAGGAGGCGATACGCGCCCGCGACGAGACCTGGGCAATCGCGAGCCACGAGCTCCGCAATCCCCTCGCCGCCTTGCGTCTGCAGGTCCGGGCCGCGGAGCGCCAGATCGAGAAGAATCCGGAGGCGCCGCTGCGCGACCTCGCGCCGCGGCTCGCTGCCGCCGAGCGCGGCGTGCAGCGCCTGATCCAGCTCACCTCGGACCTCCTCGATACCACCCGCGCGCAGGCCGGCCGCTTCGATCTCCGGGTCGAGCCCTTCGACCTCGCCGAGCTGGTGCGGGAGGTGGCCGACGCCCATGCCTACGAATCGGCGAGCGCGTCGGCACCGATCGAGCTCCGGCTCGAGGAGGGGCTGGTGGGATGTTTCGACCGGAGCCGCCTCGAGCAGGTGCTCACCAACCTCCTCGGCAACGCGATCAAATACGGCCCCGACGCGCCGATCGAGGTGCGCCTCCGCAGGGAAGGCGACGAGGCGGTGCTCGAGGTGGAGGATCGGGGCATGGGGATCCCGTCCGAGGACCTGGACCGGATCTTCACGCCCTTCGAGCGCACCCGCGCCAGCAGGCGGAAGAAGGGCGTGGGGCTCGGGCTCTACATCGTCCGCCGGATCGTCGAGTCCCACGGCGGCAGCATCTCGGTGCGCAGCGAGGTCGACAGGGGATCGACCTTCACCGTGCGGCTGCCGCTGGGCGCCTGCCCCGAGGAGGCGCCGGAGCAGCCCGCCGGCTGA
- a CDS encoding zinc-dependent alcohol dehydrogenase encodes MRALIYERPFHVTVGRKPDPKIEHPNDIILKVTRTAICGSDLHLLHGGVPDCRPGHTFGHEFAGEVIEMGPSVRNRRLGERVVLPFPIACGSCYFCSRGLSANCENTNPNSDLACGVFGYSHTTGGYDGGQAEYVRVPFGDVNPFPIPDDMSEEDVLFLSDILPTGYQAAEMAEISPGDTVAIFGAGPVGLFAAKSAWLMGAGRVIVVDHVDYRLDFARRYAKVETVNFKEVGNYDVVGWLRDQTAGRGPDACIDAVGMEAVGDPVQKFIGLGLKLQAGNPVVINWCIDAVRKNGRVSIIGVYGPPFNLVSIGTAMNKGLTLRMNQCNVHRYQQHLLEHIRSGRIDARGIITHRLPLEQAPYAYQIFSDKKDGCIKCVLVPGMEASPTVH; translated from the coding sequence ATGCGAGCGTTGATCTACGAGCGGCCCTTCCACGTGACCGTGGGCAGGAAGCCCGATCCGAAAATCGAACATCCCAACGACATCATCCTCAAGGTGACGCGGACGGCGATCTGCGGCTCGGACCTGCACCTGCTCCACGGCGGCGTGCCCGACTGCAGGCCCGGCCACACCTTCGGCCACGAATTCGCCGGCGAAGTGATCGAGATGGGCCCCAGCGTGCGCAACCGCAGGCTCGGCGAGCGCGTGGTCCTTCCCTTCCCGATCGCCTGCGGCAGCTGCTACTTCTGCAGCAGGGGGCTCTCCGCCAACTGCGAGAACACCAACCCGAACAGCGACCTGGCCTGCGGCGTCTTCGGCTATTCGCACACCACCGGCGGCTACGACGGCGGGCAGGCGGAGTACGTCCGGGTTCCCTTCGGCGACGTGAATCCCTTCCCCATCCCCGACGACATGAGCGAGGAGGACGTGCTCTTCCTCAGCGACATCCTGCCCACGGGCTACCAGGCAGCCGAGATGGCGGAGATCTCGCCGGGCGACACCGTGGCGATCTTCGGCGCCGGCCCGGTGGGCCTCTTCGCCGCGAAGTCGGCGTGGCTGATGGGCGCAGGTCGCGTGATCGTCGTCGATCACGTCGACTACCGGCTCGACTTCGCCCGCCGCTACGCGAAGGTCGAGACGGTGAACTTCAAGGAGGTCGGCAACTACGACGTGGTCGGCTGGCTGCGCGATCAGACCGCGGGGCGCGGCCCGGACGCCTGCATCGACGCCGTCGGCATGGAGGCGGTGGGCGATCCCGTCCAGAAGTTCATCGGCCTCGGCCTCAAGCTGCAGGCGGGCAATCCGGTGGTGATCAACTGGTGCATCGACGCCGTCCGCAAGAACGGCAGGGTCTCGATCATCGGTGTCTACGGACCGCCCTTCAACCTCGTCTCGATCGGCACCGCCATGAACAAGGGCCTCACCCTGCGGATGAACCAGTGCAACGTGCATCGCTACCAGCAGCACCTGCTCGAGCACATCCGCTCCGGCAGGATCGACGCCAGGGGGATCATCACCCACCGCCTGCCGCTGGAGCAGGCGCCCTACGCCTACCAGATCTTCAGCGACAAGAAGGACGGCTGCATCAAATGCGTGCTGGTCCCCGGGATGGAGGCGAGCCCCACGGTCCATTGA
- a CDS encoding helix-turn-helix domain-containing protein yields the protein MRALLRADRADDELARALARAGLYVERLAEGEAAARLARGDVAVVDPRLLAAAAPASLPPAQRATRKSLEALCYEKLADLLERLGEQRLPALYDTVLAQMERALLRLSLERTTAVSAAADYLGIHRNTLARRLEALGLRERVARTRPAATAGKRR from the coding sequence TTGCGGGCGCTCCTGCGGGCAGATCGAGCGGACGACGAGCTTGCGCGTGCGCTGGCCCGGGCGGGGCTCTACGTGGAGCGGCTCGCCGAGGGCGAGGCGGCGGCGCGGCTCGCCAGGGGCGACGTGGCCGTGGTCGATCCCCGCCTCCTCGCAGCGGCGGCGCCCGCCTCGCTTCCTCCGGCGCAGCGCGCCACCCGGAAATCCCTCGAAGCGCTCTGCTACGAGAAGCTCGCCGACCTCCTCGAGCGCCTGGGCGAGCAGCGCCTCCCTGCGCTCTACGACACGGTGCTGGCGCAGATGGAGCGGGCGCTGCTGCGGCTCTCGCTGGAGCGCACCACCGCCGTCTCGGCCGCAGCCGACTACCTCGGGATCCACCGCAACACGCTGGCCCGGCGCCTCGAGGCGCTCGGCCTCCGCGAGCGCGTCGCCCGCACCAGGCCCGCCGCAACGGCAGGAAAGCGCAGATGA
- a CDS encoding ZIP family metal transporter, translated as MTPAILLSLYVVGITGGSLVGAAIPVVFPAIRSRTNQLLSFSAGVMLGAAFFHMLPEALHEGGLPSLSWTLGGFLFLFLLERYVLVHWCKEEEAQGCEVHGLHAHEEGAAHGHDHAPHGTVGVAAFVGMSLHTLADGFALGTAIEIGVGTSVFLAILFHKLPSSFSLAAILLHERYAARRALLLTGLFTLMLPLGATLYFVLSQRFDHERFGAAALAFSAGTFLHLAVADLIPDLHRHKAQRLSLSLALLAGIGVMWALSAFGPAHAH; from the coding sequence ATGACCCCGGCGATCCTCCTCTCGCTCTACGTGGTCGGCATCACCGGCGGGTCGCTCGTCGGCGCCGCGATCCCGGTGGTCTTCCCCGCGATCCGCTCCCGCACCAACCAGCTCCTCTCGTTCTCCGCCGGCGTGATGCTCGGCGCCGCCTTCTTCCACATGCTGCCCGAGGCGCTGCACGAAGGCGGGCTGCCCTCCCTCTCCTGGACGCTGGGCGGCTTCCTCTTCCTCTTCCTGCTCGAGCGCTACGTGCTCGTGCATTGGTGCAAGGAGGAGGAGGCGCAGGGCTGCGAGGTCCACGGCCTCCACGCCCACGAGGAGGGCGCTGCCCACGGCCACGATCACGCACCCCACGGCACCGTGGGCGTCGCCGCCTTCGTGGGGATGTCCCTCCACACCCTCGCCGACGGCTTCGCCCTGGGGACGGCGATCGAGATCGGCGTGGGAACCAGCGTCTTCCTCGCCATCCTCTTCCACAAGCTGCCCTCGTCCTTCTCGCTGGCGGCGATCCTGCTCCACGAGCGCTACGCCGCGCGGCGCGCCCTGCTCCTGACCGGGCTCTTCACCCTGATGCTCCCGCTCGGCGCCACGCTCTACTTCGTCCTCTCCCAGCGCTTCGATCACGAGCGCTTCGGCGCCGCGGCCCTCGCCTTCTCGGCGGGGACCTTCCTCCACCTCGCGGTGGCGGACCTCATCCCCGATCTCCACCGCCACAAGGCGCAGCGCCTCTCGCTCTCGCTCGCCCTCCTCGCGGGAATCGGCGTGATGTGGGCGCTGTCTGCCTTCGGCCCCGCCCACGCTCACTGA
- a CDS encoding DUF6882 domain-containing protein: MEVVTVDFRELLSRHAAIAIEKQLRLVRSVAGSAWSWDISQASFRIGEKAWAFQLLGVEQEANAHWRWAWADAEQGLSPRLLGAARALQAFGQRYEIRELVEEEIPVTEVSGQEIAALACGLLDTQGWWRAPFGGGVAWLLLTDLGLARSATPRPAEMARVLTRTLAILPVDHAIALDSYVVHHGGSVERAGATATARMREGGHMVARFDERHRIERLEARVA; this comes from the coding sequence ATGGAGGTGGTGACGGTGGACTTCCGGGAATTGCTCAGCCGCCATGCAGCAATCGCCATCGAGAAGCAGCTACGGCTCGTCCGATCCGTCGCCGGCAGCGCCTGGAGCTGGGACATCTCCCAGGCGAGCTTCCGCATCGGGGAGAAGGCCTGGGCCTTCCAGCTCCTCGGCGTGGAGCAGGAGGCCAACGCCCACTGGCGCTGGGCCTGGGCCGATGCGGAGCAGGGACTCTCCCCCCGGCTCCTCGGCGCCGCCCGTGCCCTCCAGGCCTTCGGCCAGCGCTACGAGATCCGCGAGCTGGTGGAGGAGGAGATCCCGGTGACGGAGGTGAGTGGCCAGGAGATCGCCGCCCTCGCCTGCGGCCTCCTGGACACCCAGGGCTGGTGGCGCGCGCCCTTCGGCGGCGGCGTCGCCTGGCTCCTCCTCACCGACCTCGGCCTCGCCCGCTCGGCGACGCCGCGCCCGGCCGAGATGGCGCGGGTGCTCACCCGCACCCTCGCGATCCTGCCGGTGGATCACGCCATCGCCCTCGACTCCTACGTGGTCCACCACGGCGGATCGGTGGAACGCGCCGGCGCCACCGCGACGGCCCGGATGCGCGAAGGCGGGCACATGGTGGCGCGCTTCGACGAGCGCCACCGGATCGAGCGCCTCGAAGCCCGGGTCGCCTGA
- a CDS encoding AAA family ATPase yields MRLPLPELALVLLVGPAASGKSTFARRHFAPTEVVSSDECRALVADDEGDQSATRDAFDVLHVIVEKRLRRGRLTVVDATNVQPDARRSLLALARRTHVPAVAVVFDLPAEICIARDAARPRRVGAEVIEKHVVDLHQSRHLGREGFRQVHNLRSPEGVDGASIVRVPLPSNRKGEQGPFDLVGDVHGCFDELLALLHELGWQVERQEGRFRLHHPEGRKLVFVGDLVDRGPKIVEVLQLAMDAVADGVALSVTGNHEAKLLRKLHGRDVRVSGGLEQTLEQLEAVEPAFLERLVFFLSTLPHHFQLDEGRLVVAHGGLPARMQGRDSPKVQAAALYGETTGRVDAQGYPERRDWASAYRGDALVVYGHTPVEEPRVVSGTVNLDTGCVFGGKLTALRYPEGALVAVPAARAYAEQRNGSAVVSDAC; encoded by the coding sequence GTGCGACTGCCCCTTCCCGAGCTTGCCCTCGTCCTCCTCGTCGGCCCCGCCGCCTCGGGCAAGTCCACCTTTGCCCGGCGCCATTTCGCGCCGACGGAGGTGGTCTCCTCCGACGAGTGCCGGGCGCTGGTGGCGGACGACGAGGGGGACCAGAGCGCCACCCGGGACGCCTTCGACGTCCTCCACGTCATCGTCGAGAAGCGGCTGCGCCGGGGCCGATTGACGGTGGTCGACGCGACCAACGTGCAGCCGGACGCCCGCCGTTCCCTCCTCGCCCTCGCCAGGCGGACCCACGTGCCTGCGGTGGCGGTGGTCTTCGACCTGCCGGCCGAGATCTGCATCGCCCGCGACGCGGCCCGTCCCAGGCGCGTGGGCGCCGAGGTGATCGAGAAGCACGTGGTCGATCTGCACCAGTCCCGGCACCTCGGCCGCGAGGGCTTCCGCCAGGTTCACAACCTCCGCTCGCCGGAGGGGGTCGATGGCGCCTCGATCGTGCGGGTGCCGCTGCCCAGCAACCGCAAGGGCGAGCAGGGTCCCTTCGATCTCGTCGGCGACGTGCACGGCTGCTTCGACGAGCTGCTGGCGCTCCTCCACGAGCTCGGTTGGCAGGTGGAGAGGCAGGAGGGCCGCTTCCGCCTGCACCACCCCGAGGGTCGCAAGCTCGTCTTCGTCGGCGATCTCGTCGACCGCGGACCGAAGATCGTCGAGGTGCTCCAGCTGGCGATGGACGCGGTGGCGGACGGCGTGGCCCTCTCCGTCACCGGCAACCACGAGGCCAAGCTCCTGCGCAAGCTCCACGGCAGGGACGTGCGGGTGAGCGGCGGGCTGGAGCAGACCCTGGAGCAGCTCGAGGCGGTGGAGCCCGCCTTCCTCGAGCGCCTGGTCTTCTTCCTCTCGACGCTGCCGCACCACTTCCAGCTCGACGAGGGCCGGCTGGTGGTGGCGCACGGCGGCCTCCCTGCCCGGATGCAGGGACGCGATTCGCCCAAGGTGCAGGCGGCGGCGCTCTACGGCGAGACCACCGGCAGGGTCGATGCGCAGGGCTATCCGGAGCGGCGCGATTGGGCCAGCGCCTACCGGGGCGACGCGCTGGTGGTCTACGGGCACACGCCGGTGGAGGAGCCGCGGGTGGTCTCCGGGACGGTGAATCTCGACACCGGTTGTGTCTTCGGCGGCAAGCTCACCGCGCTCCGCTATCCGGAAGGCGCGCTCGTCGCCGTGCCCGCTGCCCGGGCCTATGCCGAGCAGCGCAACGGGAGCGCCGTCGTTTCGGACGCCTGCTGA
- a CDS encoding phosphoenolpyruvate carboxylase, whose protein sequence is MESWFDPEAPTPRPRAARHERLLLRLLDEILAERGEGALREHFQHLLAAGRLPAGSRQATLRATIHRLSTSELEKLVRLLGLSLQLLNVAERSDLVVRLASSGIPRRASLEETFAALRERGLDAASTRRLVEALRLTLVFTAHPTQATRRSELRKLYRIASVLEEQASCRLSEEERARGTEAIRGEVHDLWLTDEVRDQRPTVGDEVKSTLWYLEDVFWTLPPRLASRIEEAFARVHGEPLGFHPAPLLLHSWVGSDMDGNPRVTAEVFEQTLRTHRDRRFALLESELRELRRSLSQSAGHLDVPGRLLRSIEEDARRFAGLSPLVVAHAQREPWRRKLAWMEARIVATRRDRAEGAYASSAELVADLDLVASTLEEAKAGAHAVRAVRELEATVRTMGFAIAESEVRVPAEDARDAVAFLARGEPPSDGARRLLDVLHRLAALQAQGGEFACRTLILSMAASARDIRDALACARSAGLWDDERGCATVDVVPLFETEQALDDGPAILEELFADEVYRRHVERRGVQEVMVGYSDSAKEVGFLAANAALRRALERMPQVAARAGVRLRLFHGRGQTVARGGGPAWEAIVAQPPGSVAGWFKQTEQGEALDQRFARPVLALRMVETLLAGALLHTAGAERRPGPDEEARWIVAFDGMAQVAREAYRGLVWSTPAFLDFFLAASPLGEIGELNIGSRPAKRKAGGLETLRAIPWVFAWNQNRISLPGWYGVGSALEQVAAQAGGLDELRAMYRGWPFFGRVLDNAEAVLAGTDFRVAARYARLASPELREAVWPRIREERRRTLRWLRAITGRQRLLEHKPELRRSLVRRRRFVEPLSWMQLELLRRKRAGEPGSDAALLLSIGALAIGLKATG, encoded by the coding sequence ATGGAGTCGTGGTTCGATCCGGAAGCCCCCACCCCGAGGCCCCGTGCCGCAAGGCACGAGCGCCTCCTCCTGCGCCTTCTCGACGAGATCCTCGCGGAGCGGGGCGAGGGGGCGTTGCGCGAGCACTTCCAGCACCTCCTGGCTGCAGGGCGCCTTCCCGCCGGATCGAGGCAGGCGACGCTGCGGGCGACGATCCACCGGCTCTCCACGAGCGAACTCGAGAAGCTGGTGCGCCTTCTCGGCCTCTCCCTGCAGCTGCTCAACGTCGCCGAGCGCAGCGATCTCGTGGTTCGGCTCGCCTCCAGCGGGATCCCCCGCCGTGCCTCGCTGGAGGAGACCTTCGCTGCGCTGCGCGAGCGCGGGCTCGATGCCGCCTCGACGCGGCGGCTCGTCGAGGCGCTGCGGCTCACCCTGGTTTTCACCGCCCACCCGACGCAGGCCACGCGGCGCAGCGAGCTGCGCAAGCTCTACCGGATTGCCTCGGTCCTCGAGGAGCAGGCGAGCTGCCGCCTCTCGGAGGAGGAACGCGCCCGCGGCACCGAAGCGATCCGCGGCGAGGTCCACGACCTCTGGCTCACCGACGAGGTCCGCGACCAGCGGCCCACCGTCGGGGACGAGGTGAAGTCGACGCTCTGGTACCTCGAGGACGTCTTCTGGACGCTGCCGCCCCGGCTCGCCTCGCGAATCGAGGAGGCTTTCGCCCGCGTCCACGGCGAGCCGCTCGGCTTCCACCCCGCGCCGCTGCTGCTCCACTCCTGGGTGGGCAGCGACATGGACGGCAACCCGCGGGTCACCGCCGAGGTCTTCGAGCAGACGCTGCGCACCCACCGCGATCGGCGCTTCGCGCTGCTCGAATCGGAGCTGCGGGAGCTGCGGCGCTCGCTCTCCCAATCCGCCGGACACCTCGACGTGCCCGGGCGCTTGCTGCGCTCGATCGAGGAGGACGCACGGCGCTTCGCCGGGCTCTCGCCGCTGGTGGTCGCCCACGCGCAGCGCGAGCCCTGGCGACGGAAGCTCGCCTGGATGGAGGCGCGGATCGTCGCCACCCGCCGCGATCGCGCCGAGGGCGCCTACGCGAGCTCCGCGGAGCTGGTCGCCGATCTCGACCTCGTCGCGTCGACGCTCGAGGAGGCGAAGGCGGGCGCCCACGCCGTGCGGGCGGTGCGCGAGCTCGAAGCCACCGTGCGCACGATGGGCTTCGCCATCGCCGAGTCGGAGGTCCGCGTGCCGGCGGAAGATGCCCGCGACGCGGTGGCCTTCCTCGCCCGGGGCGAGCCGCCGAGCGACGGGGCGCGGCGCCTGCTCGACGTGCTCCACCGCCTCGCGGCGCTGCAGGCGCAGGGTGGCGAGTTCGCCTGCCGCACCTTGATCCTCTCCATGGCCGCCTCCGCCCGAGACATCCGCGACGCCCTCGCCTGCGCCCGATCGGCGGGGCTCTGGGACGACGAGCGCGGCTGCGCCACCGTCGACGTGGTGCCGCTCTTCGAGACCGAGCAGGCGCTGGACGACGGCCCGGCGATCCTCGAAGAGCTCTTCGCCGACGAGGTCTACCGGCGGCACGTCGAACGGCGCGGGGTGCAGGAGGTGATGGTCGGCTACAGCGACTCCGCCAAGGAGGTGGGCTTCCTCGCTGCCAACGCTGCGCTGCGCCGGGCCCTGGAGCGGATGCCGCAGGTCGCGGCGCGGGCGGGGGTGCGCCTGCGTCTCTTCCACGGCAGGGGCCAGACGGTGGCCCGCGGCGGCGGTCCGGCATGGGAGGCGATCGTGGCGCAGCCGCCGGGCAGCGTCGCCGGCTGGTTCAAGCAGACCGAGCAGGGCGAGGCGCTCGACCAGCGTTTCGCCAGGCCGGTGCTGGCGCTGCGGATGGTGGAGACGCTCCTCGCCGGTGCGCTCCTCCACACCGCCGGGGCGGAGCGCCGCCCGGGACCCGACGAAGAGGCCCGCTGGATCGTCGCCTTCGACGGGATGGCGCAGGTCGCGCGGGAGGCATACCGCGGCCTCGTCTGGTCGACCCCGGCTTTCCTCGACTTCTTCCTCGCCGCCTCGCCCCTCGGCGAGATCGGCGAGCTGAACATCGGCTCGCGGCCTGCGAAGCGGAAGGCGGGGGGGCTGGAGACGCTGCGGGCGATCCCCTGGGTCTTCGCCTGGAACCAGAACCGGATCTCGCTCCCCGGCTGGTATGGCGTGGGTAGCGCCCTCGAACAGGTTGCGGCGCAGGCCGGCGGCCTCGACGAGCTGCGCGCGATGTACCGCGGCTGGCCCTTCTTCGGCCGGGTCCTCGACAACGCCGAGGCGGTCCTCGCCGGAACCGATTTCCGTGTCGCCGCTCGTTACGCGCGCCTCGCCTCGCCCGAGCTCCGGGAGGCGGTCTGGCCCCGGATCCGCGAGGAGCGGCGGCGCACGCTCCGTTGGCTGCGGGCGATCACCGGACGGCAGCGCCTCCTCGAGCACAAGCCCGAGCTGCGCCGCTCGCTCGTACGTCGCCGCCGCTTCGTGGAGCCGCTCTCCTGGATGCAGCTGGAGCTGCTGCGGCGCAAGCGGGCAGGGGAGCCGGGCTCCGACGCGGCGCTGCTCCTGTCGATCGGGGCGCTGGCCATCGGCCTCAAGGCCACCGGCTGA